ACGGGCGAGGTGCGGCGCGCAGCCTGGTGCAGTTGCGGGAAGACGCCGAGTACGCCCGCGCGGTTCATGACATCGGCAGCATCGCGGTGGAGGCGGGCGAGCTCGCGCTGACGGGCGCCTGTGCGGTGAGCGGTGGAAAAGCACCCGCATAGTGACGATCACCACCATCACCACCACCAGCACGGGGGTATGGTGAGTCCGCAGCTCGGCTGGGCGTTGCTGCTCACCTTCGGTTTTGCGCTGGTCGAGCTCGTCGGCGGACTCTGGTCCGGCTCGCTCGCCCTCATGAGCGATGCCGGGCACATGTTCCTGGATTCCTTCGCCCTGGCGCTCGCCCTTTTCGCGAGCTGGGTCGCGCGGCGTCCGGCGAGCGCCCGTCACTCCTACGGCCTGGTACGGGCCGAGGTCATTGCCGCGGCGGTGAACGGTCTCTCCATGCTCGTGATAATCGTGCTCATCGTGGTGGAGGCGATCGAGCGTCTGCAGGACCCCGTGCCGGTGGCCGGCGGGAGCGTGATCGTGATAGCCTTCCTCGGGCTCGTCGTGAACATCGCGGCAGCCGCGATCATCAGCCGCGGCCAGCGCACGCTCAACGTGCGTGCGGCCCTGGTCCACGTGATGGGAGATCTTCTGGGATCGATCGCCGCGCTCATCGCGGGGGCGGTGATCTACTTCACCGGCTGGATGCCGGTCGACCCCATCCTCTCGCTTGCGATTGCGGTGCTGATCCTCGTGTCGACGCTGAGTCTGCTGCGCGAGGCCCTGCACCTGCTGATGGAGGGCGTCCCGGCGGAGATCGAG
This genomic window from Betaproteobacteria bacterium contains:
- a CDS encoding cation transporter, which codes for MVSPQLGWALLLTFGFALVELVGGLWSGSLALMSDAGHMFLDSFALALALFASWVARRPASARHSYGLVRAEVIAAAVNGLSMLVIIVLIVVEAIERLQDPVPVAGGSVIVIAFLGLVVNIAAAAIISRGQRTLNVRAALVHVMGDLLGSIAALIAGAVIYFTGWMPVDPILSLAIAVLILVSTLSLLREALHLLMEGVPAEIE